From Vanrija pseudolonga chromosome 1, complete sequence, a single genomic window includes:
- the 17E5.300 gene encoding putative Ras-related protein Rab7 produces MSARKKVLLKVIILGDSGVGKTSLMNQYVNKRFSNQYKATIGADFLTRELVVDDRVVTMQLWDTAGQERFQSLGVAFYRGADCCVLVYDVNSSKSFEALDGWRDEFLVQASPHDPENFPFVVLGNKIDMEESKRMVSQKRAMTWCQAKGNIPYFETSAKEAINVEQAFQTIAKNALAQEAETELYADYPDPIRIDSDNSQNYGCSC; encoded by the exons atgtcggcgaggaAAAAGGTTCTCCTCAAG GTTATCATCCTTGGCGACTCTGG TGTCGGCAAGACCTCGCTCATGAACCAGTATGTCAACAAGCGCTTCTCCAACCAGTACAAGGCTACTATCG GTGCCGACTTCCTCACTCGCGAgctcgttgtcgacgaccgcgtcgtGACGATGCAGCTCTGGGACACGGCAGGCCAGGAGCGCTTCCAGTCGCTCGGTGTCGCCTTCTACCGTGGTGCCGACTGCTGCGTCCTCGTCTACGACGTCAACTCGAGCAAGAGCTTTGAGGCTCTCGATGGATGGCGGGACGAGTTCCTCGTTCAG GCCTCTCCACACGACCCTGAGAACTTCCCCTTCGTCGTGTTGGGTAACAAGATTGACATGGAGGAGTCGAAGCGCATG GTCTCACAAAAGCGGGCCATGACTTGGTGCCAGGCCAAGGGCAACATCCCATACTTTGAGACCTCGGCCAAGGAGGCGATCAACGTCGAGCAGGCGTTCCAGACCATTGCCAAGAACGCGCTGGCACAGGAGGCCGAAACCGAGCT CTACGCCGACTACCCCGACCCGATCAGGATCGACTCGGACAACTCCCAGAACTACGGCTGCAGCTGCTAA
- the SPAC4F10.03c gene encoding Putative tRNA (cytidine(32)/guanosine(34)-2'-O)-methyltransferase, whose amino-acid sequence MPSSKSSLDKRDVYYRKGKSDGYRARSAYKLLHLDEEFDLFRGVTTAVDLCAAPGSWSQVLGQRLKPGFNAGDNRVVSIDLQPMAPLTGLTLLQTDITLPSTVPLVLDALGGRKADLVICDGAPDVTGVHDLDAYIHSQLLLAALTLSLTLLAPGATLIFKIFLSPNDPTAALLQSQLRAFFPAPPPGSSSGDPASFAEIEDDGDDLDLGPEDDSTAPAALASTSAPGPGFDSFGRRGGVWIRKPRSSRKGSGEAFVVCRNFDPASLPLPAEFTPESLTALRQHVGGTLTLESLGSLGTDSSSATTSAVAAWPATKGFVGTGNLNSGSSLSGRKTRQALSLDVSGGPHQRDHSLGSIEGAPSPVEAHHNLFPSTDQSPGLVQPKPVAAVDRVRQRATSEFAQSTPSSALDTSGMNTPAVSTPIPLPSPVPGFARDHPFRDHTFRSSQDHGFEPGVRQMRDLSSDGFHEGSSLGYNDLAAYSQGLSPTSLSSLHGTSPLSATGWTARERDIVASMPQGDGAVSPTLSSSSKTDAFFSTSQRDSLPVPPRPLPGSASLGRANSLGRGPAPARARVVTTPAGPGDNISSTSPTFTQPTGLRSVTGPQPPQPSTPPPAFPITSTIQVTSPDPIGATLPVMSPPRGAQANLPVTPSPLSPKRSMGTFHPTGGDTSRRGVSPRPTIRQPRPDSYIAREVHHAEPGEVAVKAGDVLSPVADDSFPVRSSEAPGSWRLRSLLGQGAFASVWSGDAEGDGETPRGTVAAVKLVDRGACTRNSRTAIAFYREVEVLRHLVHPGIVGYYCHFSTDTHHCLVLERLSGGELFSLVEDERNRSRMLRAGPDDPEGFGLVRRIFGELARAVSWLHEVEVVHRDIKLENILLTVNPFSLPPTATGSIPLDRLPVPLVKLTDFGLSRFIRADSPLLTTRCGSEAFAAPEVIMGNLYDGRRTDAWALGVVLYALVAGELPFDADAPLPPGRARAGSTASTASTSASENARENRRRTMHRIAKGEYAWRDGVGTPALHRLVARLLVRDPSRRSRVAELWQEEWMSTGPGAVPPPHEPMPSKAAPSSSAQAGSEDLLQEVVPDIPRRASDAPHVVVQHGLLVDHERIDDVARQDVSANQAYDQ is encoded by the exons ATGCCctcctcaaagtcgtccCTCGACAAGCGTGACGTCTACTACCGCAAGGGCAAGAGCGATG GCTACCGCGCACGATCGGCGTACAAGCTTCTTCATCTCG ATGAAGAGTTCGACCTCTTCCGTGGCGTGACCACAGCTGTTGACCTCTGTGCCGCCCCCGGATCATGGTCTCAGGTCCTTGGACAGCGTTTGAA GCCGGGTTTCAACGCTGGTGACAACCGGGTGGTTTCCATCGACCTCCAGCCCATG GCCCCTCTTACCGGTCTCACTCTCCTCCAGACTGATATCACTCTTCCCTCGACTGTACCGCTTGTTCTCGACGCTCTCGGTGGGCGAaaggccgacctcgtcatCTGTGACGGAGCGCCTGACGTCACCGGTGTCCACGACCTCGATGCCTACATTCACTCCCAGCTCTTACTCGCCGCTCTCACTCTGAGTCTCACACTCCTCGCGCCTGGGGCGACTCTCATCTTCAAGATCTTCCTGTCACCCAACGATCCCACGGCAGCTCTCCTTCAATCTCAACTGAGAGCCTTCTTCCCAGCACCACCTCCAGGATCCTCGAGCGGCGACCCGGCTAGCTTTGCCGAGattgaggacgacggcgacgaccttgacctTGGTCCAGAGGACGACAGCacagcccccgccgcgctggccaGTACCAGTGCTCCGGGACCTGGCTTCGACTCCTTTGGTAGGAGAGGAGGAGTTTGGATTCGCAAgccccgcagcagccgcaagGGCAGCGGAGAGGCCTTCGTCGTCTGCCGCAACTTCGACCCAGCTTCCCTTCCACTTCCGGCTGAGTTTACCCCGGAATCTCTCACTGCTCTCCGgcagcacgtcggcggcacgctcaCTCTGGAGTCACTTGGCTCCTTGGGCACAGATTcttcctccgccaccacTTCCGCAGTCGCCGCCTGGCCTGCAACCAAAGGCTTTGTCGGCACTGGCAATCTGAACAGCGGCAGCTCTCTCTCCGGTCGTAAGACTCGGCAGGCTCTCAGTTTGGACGTTTCTGGCGGCCCCCATCAACGCGATCATTCGCTGGGCAGCATCGAAGGTGCCCCGAGTCCCGTGGAAGCACACCACAACCTTTTCCCATCAACGGACCAATCTCCTGGTCTCGTGCAGCCCAAACCAGTTGCAGCGGTGGACCGCGTGCGTCAGCGGGCAACCTCTGAATTTGCCCAAAGTACTCCGAGCTCGGCTTTGGATACATCAGGCATGAACACCCCGGCCGTGTCGACTCCTATCCCATTGCCTTCACCAGTGCCAGGCTTTGCGCGTGACCATCCATTTCGGGATCACACGTTTCGGAGCTCTCAAGACCATGGCTTTGAGCCAGGTGTTCGCCAGATGCGCGATCTCTCAAGCGACGGCTTTCACGAGGGCTCTTCGCTTGGGTACAACGATCTGGCGGCCTACTCGCAAGGCCTCAGCCCCACAAGCCTCTCCTCCCTTCATGGTACATCGCCCCTTTCAGCTACAGGCTGGACAGCACGGGAGAGAGACATTGTTGCGTCAATGCCGCAAGGCGATGGGGCTGTGTCGCCGACGTTGAGTTCATCCTCGAAGACGGACGCCTTTTTCTCAACTTCTCAACGCGACTCGCTTCCAGTCCCTCCCAGACCTCTCCCAGGCTCGGCCAGTTTGGGGCGTGCAAATTCCCTGGGCCGAGGacctgcccccgcccgcgcccgtgTTGTGACTACACCAGCAGGCCCGGGAGACAACATCTCGTCAACATCGCCGACTTTCACGCAGCCTACTGGTCTGCGCTCAGTCACCGGCCCCCAACCACCACAGCCTTCCACTCCTCCACCGGCGTTTCCCATCACGTCGACTATTCAAGTCACCTCTCCCGACCCCATCGGCGCGACCCTTCCTGTCATGTCGCCGCCAAGGGGTGCTCAGGCCAATCTCCCTGTGACACCATCGCCGCTTTCGCCGAAGAGGTCCATGGGCACTTTCCATCCAACAGGTGGTGATACCAGCCGTCGCGGCGTTTCTCCCCGGCCTACGATCCGCCAGCCGCGGCCTGACAGCTACATTGCGCGTGAGGTGCACCACGCCGAACCTGGCGAAGTCGCCGTCAAAGCTGGAGATGTCTTGAGCCCTGTGGCCGACGACAGCTTTCCCGTGCGTTCGTCGGAGGCCCCCGGCTCGTGGCGCCTGCGTAGTCTGCTGGGGCAGGGTGCTTTCGCGAGCGTCTGGTCTGGCGACGCAGAAGGAGACGGCGAGACTCCTCGAGGCACAGTTGCTGCCGTCAAGCTAGTGgaccgcggcgcgtgcaCCCGCAACTCGAGAACCGCCATTGCCTTCTACAGAGAGGTCGAGGTTCTCCGGCACCTCGTCCACCCCGGCATCGTTGGGTACTACTGCCACTTCTCGACTGATACGCACCACTGCCTGGTGCTGGAGCGCCTTTCTGGCGGTGAACTGTTCTCCCTCGTTGAGGATGAGCGAAACCGTTCACGAATGCTGCGTGCTGGGcccgacgaccccgagggcTTCGGTCTCGTCAGGAGGATTttcggcgagctggcccgTGCAGTGTCCTGGCTGCATGAAGTCGAGGTCGTTCATCGAGACATCAAACTTGAGA ACATTCTCCTTACCGTGAATCCGTTCTCGCTTCCGCCAACAGCCACTGGTTCGATCCCCCTGGATCGTCTCCCCGTGCCTCTTGTCAAGCTCACAGACTTTGGCCTGTCGAGATTCATCCGCGCTGATTCGCCACTCTTGACTACCAGATGTGGAAGCGAGGCGTTTGCTGCCCCCGAGGTCATCATGGGCAACCTCTACGACGGTCGCCGTACGGACGCATGGGCCCTCGGTGTTGTTCTTTACGCCCTGGTGGCCGGTGAGCTGCCGTTCGACGCAGATGCTCCTCTTCCacctggtcgagctcgtgctggATCAACTGCCTCTACCGCGTCCACTTCAGCATCGGAGAACGCTCGTGAGAACAGGCGACGTACAATGCACCGCATTGCCAAGGGAGAGTATGCCTGGCGCGACGGAGTTGGCACTCCGGCGCTTCATCGCCTTGTTGCCAGACTCCTTGTTCGCGATCCTTCCCGCCGATCGCGCGTCGCTGAGCTCTGGCAGGAGGAGTGGATGTCGACTGGGCCTGGGgctgtgccgccgcctcacgAGCCAATGCCTTCGAAGGCAGCCCCTTCAAGCTCGGCCCAGGCTGGAAGTGAAGACCTCCTTCAGGAAGTCGTTCCCGACATCCCGCGCCGTGCCAGCGATGCACCGCACGTTGTGGTTCAACATGGCCTTTTGGTCGACCACGAGAGAATCGACGATGTCGCCAGGCAGGACGTGAGCGCCAACCAAGCGTACGATCAGTAG